A stretch of Canis lupus baileyi chromosome 2, mCanLup2.hap1, whole genome shotgun sequence DNA encodes these proteins:
- the POC5 gene encoding centrosomal protein POC5 isoform X9: MSSDEEKCSLPVMQKDSDQHSSVSSDLQEEYEELLRYAIVTPNVESDASQPCHSKGEVVPDVRVPTVIDDILHNQAGNSPVVRETRMEVGKGCDLNISSHSKTDGSSPVSSPRKPSHPVMDFFSSNLLGDSSSPGSISSHADVHEIVVSDFLISDENLQKMENVLDLWSSGLKTNIISELSKWRLNFIDWHRMEMKKEKEKHAAHLKQLCNQINSLKELQKAYEVSIGRKDEVISSLSHAIGKQKERIELMRTFFHWRIGHVKSRQDVYEGKLADQYFQRTLLKKVWKGWRSIVQKQWKDVVERACQARAEEVCVQLSNDYETRVAVLSGALENAKAEIQRMQHEKEHFEDSMKKAFMRGVCALNLEAMTIFQNRGDTGIDFTNNKKEEYGPGIQGKEHSAHLDPLAPPMPSVVAQPPSPPPAAMGAASAAAFPSAASISSAGPASASSTHPPVSAALGAGPTATAAPEEMVPLPRATLCSERRH; the protein is encoded by the exons ATGTCATCAGATGAAGAGAAATGCTCACTTCCCGTTATGCAGAAAGACTCTGACCAGCACAGTTCTGTCTCTTCAGATCTTCAG GAAGAATATGAAGAACTGCTTCGTTATGCCATTGTGACTCCAAACGTTGAATCAGATGCTTCACAGCCATGTCATTCTAAGGGAGAAGTGGTACCAGATGTTAGGGTTCCTACTGTAATTGATGATATTCTTCATAATCAag cAGGAAATAGCCCTGTAGTAAGAGAAACAAGGATGGAAGTTGGGAAAGGATGTGATTTGAATATTTCAAGTCATTCAAAGACAGATG gGTCATCACCAGTGTCATCACCAAGGAAGCCCTCACACCCAGTCATGGATTTTTTCAGTTCTAACCTCTTAGGTGACTCTTCCTCACCAGGGTCTATTTCTAGTCATGCAGACGTCCATGAGATCGTTGTGAGCgattttcttatttctgatgAAAACCTTCAGAAGATGGAAAATGTACTTGATCTTTGGAGTTCAGGACTTAAG acaaaTATCATATCTGAACTAAGCAAATGGAGACTTAATTTTATTGACTGGcacagaatggaaatgaaaaaagagaaagaaaaacacgcAGCACACTTAAAACAACTGTGCAACCAGATCAACAGCTTGAAGGAGCTGCAGAAAGCCTATGAAGTCTCCATTGGGAGAAAAGATGAG GTGATTTCTAGCTTGTCGCATGCCATAGGCAAACAAAAGGAAAGGATAGAGTTGATGAGAACATTCTTCCACTGGCGAATTGGCCATGTTAAATCCAGACAGGAT GTCTACGAAGGTAAACTGGCTGACCAGTACTTCCAGAGAACTTTACTGAAGAAAGTCTGGAAGGGCTGGCGATCCATAGTACAGAAGCAGTGGAAAGATGTGGTGGAAAGAGCTTGTCAGGCAAGAGCGGAAGAAGTTTGTGTCCAGCTTTCCAATGATTATGAAACCAGAGTTGCTGTG TTATCTGGAGCTTTGGAAAATGCAAAAGCTGAGATCCAAAGAATGCAGCATGAAAAAGAGCATTTTGAAGATTCCATGAAGAAAGCCTTCATGAGGGGAGTTTGTGCATTAAATCTCGAAGCCATGACTATATTTCAAAACAGAGGTGATACAg GGATAGActtcacaaataataaaaaggaagagtATGGCCCTGGCATTCAAGGAAAAGAACATTCTGCTCATTTGGATCCTCTGGCCCCTCCGATGCCCTCAGTAGTTGCACAGCCACCGTCCCCACCGCCAGCAGCCATGGGAGCAGCCAGCgctgctgcttttccctctgctgcttccatCTCTTCTGCTGGGCCTGCTTCCGCTTCCTCTACTCACCCTCCCGTTTCTGCAGCTCTTGGCGCTGGACCTACAGCTACTGCTGCACCAGAAGAAATG GTGCCACTGCCCCGGGCCACTCTCTGCAGCGAAAGAAGGCACTGA
- the POC5 gene encoding centrosomal protein POC5 isoform X1 — protein sequence MSSDEEKCSLPVMQKDSDQHSSVSSDLQEEYEELLRYAIVTPNVESDASQPCHSKGEVVPDVRVPTVIDDILHNQAGNSPVVRETRMEVGKGCDLNISSHSKTDGSSPVSSPRKPSHPVMDFFSSNLLGDSSSPGSISSHADVHEIVVSDFLISDENLQKMENVLDLWSSGLKTNIISELSKWRLNFIDWHRMEMKKEKEKHAAHLKQLCNQINSLKELQKAYEVSIGRKDEVISSLSHAIGKQKERIELMRTFFHWRIGHVKSRQDVYEGKLADQYFQRTLLKKVWKGWRSIVQKQWKDVVERACQARAEEVCVQLSNDYETRVAVLSGALENAKAEIQRMQHEKEHFEDSMKKAFMRGVCALNLEAMTIFQNRGDTGIDFTNNKKEEYGPGIQGKEHSAHLDPLAPPMPSVVAQPPSPPPAAMGAASAAAFPSAASISSAGPASASSTHPPVSAALGAGPTATAAPEEMYVPRVVTSAQQKAGRTITARITGRCDFASKNRISSGLAIMGVSPPMSSVVVEKHHPVTVQTIPQAAAAKYPRTIHPESSTSASRSLGTRSTHTQSLTSIHSIKVVD from the exons ATGTCATCAGATGAAGAGAAATGCTCACTTCCCGTTATGCAGAAAGACTCTGACCAGCACAGTTCTGTCTCTTCAGATCTTCAG GAAGAATATGAAGAACTGCTTCGTTATGCCATTGTGACTCCAAACGTTGAATCAGATGCTTCACAGCCATGTCATTCTAAGGGAGAAGTGGTACCAGATGTTAGGGTTCCTACTGTAATTGATGATATTCTTCATAATCAag cAGGAAATAGCCCTGTAGTAAGAGAAACAAGGATGGAAGTTGGGAAAGGATGTGATTTGAATATTTCAAGTCATTCAAAGACAGATG gGTCATCACCAGTGTCATCACCAAGGAAGCCCTCACACCCAGTCATGGATTTTTTCAGTTCTAACCTCTTAGGTGACTCTTCCTCACCAGGGTCTATTTCTAGTCATGCAGACGTCCATGAGATCGTTGTGAGCgattttcttatttctgatgAAAACCTTCAGAAGATGGAAAATGTACTTGATCTTTGGAGTTCAGGACTTAAG acaaaTATCATATCTGAACTAAGCAAATGGAGACTTAATTTTATTGACTGGcacagaatggaaatgaaaaaagagaaagaaaaacacgcAGCACACTTAAAACAACTGTGCAACCAGATCAACAGCTTGAAGGAGCTGCAGAAAGCCTATGAAGTCTCCATTGGGAGAAAAGATGAG GTGATTTCTAGCTTGTCGCATGCCATAGGCAAACAAAAGGAAAGGATAGAGTTGATGAGAACATTCTTCCACTGGCGAATTGGCCATGTTAAATCCAGACAGGAT GTCTACGAAGGTAAACTGGCTGACCAGTACTTCCAGAGAACTTTACTGAAGAAAGTCTGGAAGGGCTGGCGATCCATAGTACAGAAGCAGTGGAAAGATGTGGTGGAAAGAGCTTGTCAGGCAAGAGCGGAAGAAGTTTGTGTCCAGCTTTCCAATGATTATGAAACCAGAGTTGCTGTG TTATCTGGAGCTTTGGAAAATGCAAAAGCTGAGATCCAAAGAATGCAGCATGAAAAAGAGCATTTTGAAGATTCCATGAAGAAAGCCTTCATGAGGGGAGTTTGTGCATTAAATCTCGAAGCCATGACTATATTTCAAAACAGAGGTGATACAg GGATAGActtcacaaataataaaaaggaagagtATGGCCCTGGCATTCAAGGAAAAGAACATTCTGCTCATTTGGATCCTCTGGCCCCTCCGATGCCCTCAGTAGTTGCACAGCCACCGTCCCCACCGCCAGCAGCCATGGGAGCAGCCAGCgctgctgcttttccctctgctgcttccatCTCTTCTGCTGGGCCTGCTTCCGCTTCCTCTACTCACCCTCCCGTTTCTGCAGCTCTTGGCGCTGGACCTACAGCTACTGCTGCACCAGAAGAAATG TATGTGCCCAGAGTTGTGACATCTGCACAACAGAAAGCTGGAAGAACAATTACAGCCCGGATCACAGGGAGATGTGATTTTGCCTCAAAAAACAGAATTAGCAGCGGCTTAGCTATAATGGGAGTTTCTCCTCCCATGAGCTCAGTTGTTGTGGAGAAACATCATCCAGTCACAGTG
- the POC5 gene encoding centrosomal protein POC5 isoform X5: protein MSSDEEKCSLPVMQKDSDQHSSVSSDLQEEYEELLRYAIVTPNVESDASQPCHSKGEVVPDVRVPTVIDDILHNQAGNSPVVRETRMEVGKGCDLNISSHSKTDGSISSHADVHEIVVSDFLISDENLQKMENVLDLWSSGLKTNIISELSKWRLNFIDWHRMEMKKEKEKHAAHLKQLCNQINSLKELQKAYEVSIGRKDEVISSLSHAIGKQKERIELMRTFFHWRIGHVKSRQDVYEGKLADQYFQRTLLKKVWKGWRSIVQKQWKDVVERACQARAEEVCVQLSNDYETRVAVLSGALENAKAEIQRMQHEKEHFEDSMKKAFMRGVCALNLEAMTIFQNRGDTGIDFTNNKKEEYGPGIQGKEHSAHLDPLAPPMPSVVAQPPSPPPAAMGAASAAAFPSAASISSAGPASASSTHPPVSAALGAGPTATAAPEEMYVPRVVTSAQQKAGRTITARITGRCDFASKNRISSGLAIMGVSPPMSSVVVEKHHPVTVQTIPQAAAAKYPRTIHPESSTSASRSLGTRSTHTQSLTSIHSIKVVD from the exons ATGTCATCAGATGAAGAGAAATGCTCACTTCCCGTTATGCAGAAAGACTCTGACCAGCACAGTTCTGTCTCTTCAGATCTTCAG GAAGAATATGAAGAACTGCTTCGTTATGCCATTGTGACTCCAAACGTTGAATCAGATGCTTCACAGCCATGTCATTCTAAGGGAGAAGTGGTACCAGATGTTAGGGTTCCTACTGTAATTGATGATATTCTTCATAATCAag cAGGAAATAGCCCTGTAGTAAGAGAAACAAGGATGGAAGTTGGGAAAGGATGTGATTTGAATATTTCAAGTCATTCAAAGACAGATG GGTCTATTTCTAGTCATGCAGACGTCCATGAGATCGTTGTGAGCgattttcttatttctgatgAAAACCTTCAGAAGATGGAAAATGTACTTGATCTTTGGAGTTCAGGACTTAAG acaaaTATCATATCTGAACTAAGCAAATGGAGACTTAATTTTATTGACTGGcacagaatggaaatgaaaaaagagaaagaaaaacacgcAGCACACTTAAAACAACTGTGCAACCAGATCAACAGCTTGAAGGAGCTGCAGAAAGCCTATGAAGTCTCCATTGGGAGAAAAGATGAG GTGATTTCTAGCTTGTCGCATGCCATAGGCAAACAAAAGGAAAGGATAGAGTTGATGAGAACATTCTTCCACTGGCGAATTGGCCATGTTAAATCCAGACAGGAT GTCTACGAAGGTAAACTGGCTGACCAGTACTTCCAGAGAACTTTACTGAAGAAAGTCTGGAAGGGCTGGCGATCCATAGTACAGAAGCAGTGGAAAGATGTGGTGGAAAGAGCTTGTCAGGCAAGAGCGGAAGAAGTTTGTGTCCAGCTTTCCAATGATTATGAAACCAGAGTTGCTGTG TTATCTGGAGCTTTGGAAAATGCAAAAGCTGAGATCCAAAGAATGCAGCATGAAAAAGAGCATTTTGAAGATTCCATGAAGAAAGCCTTCATGAGGGGAGTTTGTGCATTAAATCTCGAAGCCATGACTATATTTCAAAACAGAGGTGATACAg GGATAGActtcacaaataataaaaaggaagagtATGGCCCTGGCATTCAAGGAAAAGAACATTCTGCTCATTTGGATCCTCTGGCCCCTCCGATGCCCTCAGTAGTTGCACAGCCACCGTCCCCACCGCCAGCAGCCATGGGAGCAGCCAGCgctgctgcttttccctctgctgcttccatCTCTTCTGCTGGGCCTGCTTCCGCTTCCTCTACTCACCCTCCCGTTTCTGCAGCTCTTGGCGCTGGACCTACAGCTACTGCTGCACCAGAAGAAATG TATGTGCCCAGAGTTGTGACATCTGCACAACAGAAAGCTGGAAGAACAATTACAGCCCGGATCACAGGGAGATGTGATTTTGCCTCAAAAAACAGAATTAGCAGCGGCTTAGCTATAATGGGAGTTTCTCCTCCCATGAGCTCAGTTGTTGTGGAGAAACATCATCCAGTCACAGTG
- the POC5 gene encoding centrosomal protein POC5 isoform X2 translates to MSSDEEKCSLPVMQKDSDQHSSVSSDLQEEYEELLRYAIVTPNVESDASQPCHSKGEVVPDVRVPTVIDDILHNQGNSPVVRETRMEVGKGCDLNISSHSKTDGSSPVSSPRKPSHPVMDFFSSNLLGDSSSPGSISSHADVHEIVVSDFLISDENLQKMENVLDLWSSGLKTNIISELSKWRLNFIDWHRMEMKKEKEKHAAHLKQLCNQINSLKELQKAYEVSIGRKDEVISSLSHAIGKQKERIELMRTFFHWRIGHVKSRQDVYEGKLADQYFQRTLLKKVWKGWRSIVQKQWKDVVERACQARAEEVCVQLSNDYETRVAVLSGALENAKAEIQRMQHEKEHFEDSMKKAFMRGVCALNLEAMTIFQNRGDTGIDFTNNKKEEYGPGIQGKEHSAHLDPLAPPMPSVVAQPPSPPPAAMGAASAAAFPSAASISSAGPASASSTHPPVSAALGAGPTATAAPEEMYVPRVVTSAQQKAGRTITARITGRCDFASKNRISSGLAIMGVSPPMSSVVVEKHHPVTVQTIPQAAAAKYPRTIHPESSTSASRSLGTRSTHTQSLTSIHSIKVVD, encoded by the exons ATGTCATCAGATGAAGAGAAATGCTCACTTCCCGTTATGCAGAAAGACTCTGACCAGCACAGTTCTGTCTCTTCAGATCTTCAG GAAGAATATGAAGAACTGCTTCGTTATGCCATTGTGACTCCAAACGTTGAATCAGATGCTTCACAGCCATGTCATTCTAAGGGAGAAGTGGTACCAGATGTTAGGGTTCCTACTGTAATTGATGATATTCTTCATAATCAag GAAATAGCCCTGTAGTAAGAGAAACAAGGATGGAAGTTGGGAAAGGATGTGATTTGAATATTTCAAGTCATTCAAAGACAGATG gGTCATCACCAGTGTCATCACCAAGGAAGCCCTCACACCCAGTCATGGATTTTTTCAGTTCTAACCTCTTAGGTGACTCTTCCTCACCAGGGTCTATTTCTAGTCATGCAGACGTCCATGAGATCGTTGTGAGCgattttcttatttctgatgAAAACCTTCAGAAGATGGAAAATGTACTTGATCTTTGGAGTTCAGGACTTAAG acaaaTATCATATCTGAACTAAGCAAATGGAGACTTAATTTTATTGACTGGcacagaatggaaatgaaaaaagagaaagaaaaacacgcAGCACACTTAAAACAACTGTGCAACCAGATCAACAGCTTGAAGGAGCTGCAGAAAGCCTATGAAGTCTCCATTGGGAGAAAAGATGAG GTGATTTCTAGCTTGTCGCATGCCATAGGCAAACAAAAGGAAAGGATAGAGTTGATGAGAACATTCTTCCACTGGCGAATTGGCCATGTTAAATCCAGACAGGAT GTCTACGAAGGTAAACTGGCTGACCAGTACTTCCAGAGAACTTTACTGAAGAAAGTCTGGAAGGGCTGGCGATCCATAGTACAGAAGCAGTGGAAAGATGTGGTGGAAAGAGCTTGTCAGGCAAGAGCGGAAGAAGTTTGTGTCCAGCTTTCCAATGATTATGAAACCAGAGTTGCTGTG TTATCTGGAGCTTTGGAAAATGCAAAAGCTGAGATCCAAAGAATGCAGCATGAAAAAGAGCATTTTGAAGATTCCATGAAGAAAGCCTTCATGAGGGGAGTTTGTGCATTAAATCTCGAAGCCATGACTATATTTCAAAACAGAGGTGATACAg GGATAGActtcacaaataataaaaaggaagagtATGGCCCTGGCATTCAAGGAAAAGAACATTCTGCTCATTTGGATCCTCTGGCCCCTCCGATGCCCTCAGTAGTTGCACAGCCACCGTCCCCACCGCCAGCAGCCATGGGAGCAGCCAGCgctgctgcttttccctctgctgcttccatCTCTTCTGCTGGGCCTGCTTCCGCTTCCTCTACTCACCCTCCCGTTTCTGCAGCTCTTGGCGCTGGACCTACAGCTACTGCTGCACCAGAAGAAATG TATGTGCCCAGAGTTGTGACATCTGCACAACAGAAAGCTGGAAGAACAATTACAGCCCGGATCACAGGGAGATGTGATTTTGCCTCAAAAAACAGAATTAGCAGCGGCTTAGCTATAATGGGAGTTTCTCCTCCCATGAGCTCAGTTGTTGTGGAGAAACATCATCCAGTCACAGTG
- the POC5 gene encoding centrosomal protein POC5 isoform X8 — MSSDEEKCSLPVMQKDSDQHSSVSSDLQEEYEELLRYAIVTPNVESDASQPCHSKGEVVPDVRVPTVIDDILHNQGNSPVVRETRMEVGKGCDLNISSHSKTDGSSPVSSPRKPSHPVMDFFSSNLLGDSSSPGSISSHADVHEIVVSDFLISDENLQKMENVLDLWSSGLKTNIISELSKWRLNFIDWHRMEMKKEKEKHAAHLKQLCNQINSLKELQKAYEVSIGRKDEVISSLSHAIGKQKERIELMRTFFHWRIGHVKSRQDVYEGKLADQYFQRTLLKKVWKGWRSIVQKQWKDVVERACQARAEEVCVQLSNDYETRVAVLSGALENAKAEIQRMQHEKEHFEDSMKKAFMRGVCALNLEAMTIFQNRGDTGIDFTNNKKEEYGPGIQGKEHSAHLDPLAPPMPSVVAQPPSPPPAAMGAASAAAFPSAASISSAGPASASSTHPPVSAALGAGPTATAAPEEMYVPRVVTSAQQKAGRTITARITGRCDFASKNRISSGLAIMGVSPPMSSVVVEKHHPVTVMVAR; from the exons ATGTCATCAGATGAAGAGAAATGCTCACTTCCCGTTATGCAGAAAGACTCTGACCAGCACAGTTCTGTCTCTTCAGATCTTCAG GAAGAATATGAAGAACTGCTTCGTTATGCCATTGTGACTCCAAACGTTGAATCAGATGCTTCACAGCCATGTCATTCTAAGGGAGAAGTGGTACCAGATGTTAGGGTTCCTACTGTAATTGATGATATTCTTCATAATCAag GAAATAGCCCTGTAGTAAGAGAAACAAGGATGGAAGTTGGGAAAGGATGTGATTTGAATATTTCAAGTCATTCAAAGACAGATG gGTCATCACCAGTGTCATCACCAAGGAAGCCCTCACACCCAGTCATGGATTTTTTCAGTTCTAACCTCTTAGGTGACTCTTCCTCACCAGGGTCTATTTCTAGTCATGCAGACGTCCATGAGATCGTTGTGAGCgattttcttatttctgatgAAAACCTTCAGAAGATGGAAAATGTACTTGATCTTTGGAGTTCAGGACTTAAG acaaaTATCATATCTGAACTAAGCAAATGGAGACTTAATTTTATTGACTGGcacagaatggaaatgaaaaaagagaaagaaaaacacgcAGCACACTTAAAACAACTGTGCAACCAGATCAACAGCTTGAAGGAGCTGCAGAAAGCCTATGAAGTCTCCATTGGGAGAAAAGATGAG GTGATTTCTAGCTTGTCGCATGCCATAGGCAAACAAAAGGAAAGGATAGAGTTGATGAGAACATTCTTCCACTGGCGAATTGGCCATGTTAAATCCAGACAGGAT GTCTACGAAGGTAAACTGGCTGACCAGTACTTCCAGAGAACTTTACTGAAGAAAGTCTGGAAGGGCTGGCGATCCATAGTACAGAAGCAGTGGAAAGATGTGGTGGAAAGAGCTTGTCAGGCAAGAGCGGAAGAAGTTTGTGTCCAGCTTTCCAATGATTATGAAACCAGAGTTGCTGTG TTATCTGGAGCTTTGGAAAATGCAAAAGCTGAGATCCAAAGAATGCAGCATGAAAAAGAGCATTTTGAAGATTCCATGAAGAAAGCCTTCATGAGGGGAGTTTGTGCATTAAATCTCGAAGCCATGACTATATTTCAAAACAGAGGTGATACAg GGATAGActtcacaaataataaaaaggaagagtATGGCCCTGGCATTCAAGGAAAAGAACATTCTGCTCATTTGGATCCTCTGGCCCCTCCGATGCCCTCAGTAGTTGCACAGCCACCGTCCCCACCGCCAGCAGCCATGGGAGCAGCCAGCgctgctgcttttccctctgctgcttccatCTCTTCTGCTGGGCCTGCTTCCGCTTCCTCTACTCACCCTCCCGTTTCTGCAGCTCTTGGCGCTGGACCTACAGCTACTGCTGCACCAGAAGAAATG TATGTGCCCAGAGTTGTGACATCTGCACAACAGAAAGCTGGAAGAACAATTACAGCCCGGATCACAGGGAGATGTGATTTTGCCTCAAAAAACAGAATTAGCAGCGGCTTAGCTATAATGGGAGTTTCTCCTCCCATGAGCTCAGTTGTTGTGGAGAAACATCATCCAGTCACAGTG
- the POC5 gene encoding centrosomal protein POC5 isoform X6, whose product MSSDEEKCSLPVMQKDSDQHSSVSSDLQEEYEELLRYAIVTPNVESDASQPCHSKGEVVPDVRVPTVIDDILHNQGNSPVVRETRMEVGKGCDLNISSHSKTDGSISSHADVHEIVVSDFLISDENLQKMENVLDLWSSGLKTNIISELSKWRLNFIDWHRMEMKKEKEKHAAHLKQLCNQINSLKELQKAYEVSIGRKDEVISSLSHAIGKQKERIELMRTFFHWRIGHVKSRQDVYEGKLADQYFQRTLLKKVWKGWRSIVQKQWKDVVERACQARAEEVCVQLSNDYETRVAVLSGALENAKAEIQRMQHEKEHFEDSMKKAFMRGVCALNLEAMTIFQNRGDTGIDFTNNKKEEYGPGIQGKEHSAHLDPLAPPMPSVVAQPPSPPPAAMGAASAAAFPSAASISSAGPASASSTHPPVSAALGAGPTATAAPEEMYVPRVVTSAQQKAGRTITARITGRCDFASKNRISSGLAIMGVSPPMSSVVVEKHHPVTVQTIPQAAAAKYPRTIHPESSTSASRSLGTRSTHTQSLTSIHSIKVVD is encoded by the exons ATGTCATCAGATGAAGAGAAATGCTCACTTCCCGTTATGCAGAAAGACTCTGACCAGCACAGTTCTGTCTCTTCAGATCTTCAG GAAGAATATGAAGAACTGCTTCGTTATGCCATTGTGACTCCAAACGTTGAATCAGATGCTTCACAGCCATGTCATTCTAAGGGAGAAGTGGTACCAGATGTTAGGGTTCCTACTGTAATTGATGATATTCTTCATAATCAag GAAATAGCCCTGTAGTAAGAGAAACAAGGATGGAAGTTGGGAAAGGATGTGATTTGAATATTTCAAGTCATTCAAAGACAGATG GGTCTATTTCTAGTCATGCAGACGTCCATGAGATCGTTGTGAGCgattttcttatttctgatgAAAACCTTCAGAAGATGGAAAATGTACTTGATCTTTGGAGTTCAGGACTTAAG acaaaTATCATATCTGAACTAAGCAAATGGAGACTTAATTTTATTGACTGGcacagaatggaaatgaaaaaagagaaagaaaaacacgcAGCACACTTAAAACAACTGTGCAACCAGATCAACAGCTTGAAGGAGCTGCAGAAAGCCTATGAAGTCTCCATTGGGAGAAAAGATGAG GTGATTTCTAGCTTGTCGCATGCCATAGGCAAACAAAAGGAAAGGATAGAGTTGATGAGAACATTCTTCCACTGGCGAATTGGCCATGTTAAATCCAGACAGGAT GTCTACGAAGGTAAACTGGCTGACCAGTACTTCCAGAGAACTTTACTGAAGAAAGTCTGGAAGGGCTGGCGATCCATAGTACAGAAGCAGTGGAAAGATGTGGTGGAAAGAGCTTGTCAGGCAAGAGCGGAAGAAGTTTGTGTCCAGCTTTCCAATGATTATGAAACCAGAGTTGCTGTG TTATCTGGAGCTTTGGAAAATGCAAAAGCTGAGATCCAAAGAATGCAGCATGAAAAAGAGCATTTTGAAGATTCCATGAAGAAAGCCTTCATGAGGGGAGTTTGTGCATTAAATCTCGAAGCCATGACTATATTTCAAAACAGAGGTGATACAg GGATAGActtcacaaataataaaaaggaagagtATGGCCCTGGCATTCAAGGAAAAGAACATTCTGCTCATTTGGATCCTCTGGCCCCTCCGATGCCCTCAGTAGTTGCACAGCCACCGTCCCCACCGCCAGCAGCCATGGGAGCAGCCAGCgctgctgcttttccctctgctgcttccatCTCTTCTGCTGGGCCTGCTTCCGCTTCCTCTACTCACCCTCCCGTTTCTGCAGCTCTTGGCGCTGGACCTACAGCTACTGCTGCACCAGAAGAAATG TATGTGCCCAGAGTTGTGACATCTGCACAACAGAAAGCTGGAAGAACAATTACAGCCCGGATCACAGGGAGATGTGATTTTGCCTCAAAAAACAGAATTAGCAGCGGCTTAGCTATAATGGGAGTTTCTCCTCCCATGAGCTCAGTTGTTGTGGAGAAACATCATCCAGTCACAGTG